A segment of the Gemmatimonadota bacterium genome:
TGTTGGTGGATTTCTTCCTTCTCTCTTCTAACTTTTAATATACGGAGGGTATCATGCCATTTCAAGTTTTTGACTATCGCAGGGATATTACCAATATGCTGGTGACACCCCAAATTCGTTCGCGGTTTTTGAAGATGGAGGTGGGGCAGTTCAATCAGAGCCATACGCACGATTTGGGACACGAGATTTTTCTGATTTTACAAGGGCAGGCAGAGTTTGATATCGAAGGACACACGGAGGTGTTGGGTCCCGGGCAGATGTGTATTGCACTGACGGATGAGGCGCATACGGTGCGCAATGTGGGCGATGATGAGGTGATTATGTATTTGTCGGTGACACCGCATATTTTGCCGACGCATACGTATTGGACGGCAGAGGGGGAGAAGGAGCCGCCACGTTTTGCAAATTCTTCTTCTTATGATCAGGAGCCAGATTTGAGCGCTGATGCAGATGCGAGAGCAGATGAACATCTGCAGTCTGTGGAGGATTTTGTCGCGCGCGTAGAACAGACAGCAGAGACGCAGCGCGAGCAGGCTGCGGCTTTTAAGAAGGCATTCGCAGAGGGCGATAGGGAAGACGCATTCAAAGCGCGAGATGCGATGTGGGACGCGCTTTATCCGATGTTTAAGGCTGTTCACGATCTGGCTGGTGTGTGGAATGCTTTCGCGCATCGGACGGTGGATGAAGTGTGAAGTGTAATTGTAGGGGCGACCCCCCGTATAAAAGCATTACGGGGCAGGCTCTGTGGTCGCCCGCTTTTAGAAAGGACGCAA
Coding sequences within it:
- a CDS encoding cupin domain-containing protein translates to MPFQVFDYRRDITNMLVTPQIRSRFLKMEVGQFNQSHTHDLGHEIFLILQGQAEFDIEGHTEVLGPGQMCIALTDEAHTVRNVGDDEVIMYLSVTPHILPTHTYWTAEGEKEPPRFANSSSYDQEPDLSADADARADEHLQSVEDFVARVEQTAETQREQAAAFKKAFAEGDREDAFKARDAMWDALYPMFKAVHDLAGVWNAFAHRTVDEV